The Comamonas testosteroni genome contains the following window.
CATGGCCGTACTCGTTGATGATTTCGGCAATGCCGCCCACGGCGTTCTTCAGAACGTCATTGGCATGGGCAAAAGCCTCGTCCTGGGAGATATCGTCGCCCAGCACATCGAGCAGCTTTTCGTTGAGCACAACGATCAGCGAGTCCACATTCGCTTCCAGCTCGGCCAGGCCGGCGTCAGCGTTCTGCATGCGGCGGCCGCCTTCCCACTCGAAAGGCTTGGTCACCACACCCACAGTCAGAATGCCCATTTCCTTGGCCACTCGTGCGATCACAGGCGATGCACCGGTACCCGTACCACCACCCATGCCTGCCGTAATGAAGAGCATGTGCGCGCCTTCGATGGCAGCGCGAATATCTTCCACAGCAGCTTCCGCAGCGTCGCGGCCCTTGTCGGGCTTGCTGCCGGCACCCAGGCCGCTGCCACCCAGATGGATGGTGCGGTGGGCGCGGCTGCGCAACAGAGCTTGAGCATCGGTATTGGCCGTAATGAATTCGACGCCCTGAACGCTGCGTTCAATCATGTGGTCGACGGCGTTGCCGCCGCCGCCGCCGACGCCGATCACCTTGATCTGCGTGCCTTGGTTGAATTCTTCGGTTTCAATCATGTCGATAGGCATGGTGGTGCTCCTGTTCTCTAGTGGTGGTTTGTCGCTGCTGTGGAAAAGAAATTTCGAACTCTTGAGGTCTTCGCGGTCTTCGTCGTCGATACCGCGAAAAATCCATCTGTGGTGGTCCGGTGATGAACATGCGATAAGCGCTCATATCAGAAGTTCCCCACGATGAAGTCTTTGAACCGGCCAAAAGCAGTCTTCATGGAACCGCTCTTCTGGGCCACCTTGTAGCCACGCAGACGTGCCAGGCGTGCTTCATCGAGCAGGCCCATCACCGTGGCGGCACGGGGCTGGGCGACCATGTCGGCCAGCGCACCGGAATATTTGGGAAGCCCGCGACGCACGGGCTTGAGGAAGATGTCTTCGCCCAGCTCGATCATTCCAGGCATGACGGCGCTGCCGCCAGTGAGCACGATGCCCGAGGACAGTACTTCTTCGTAGCCCGATTCGCGGATGACCTGCTGCACCAGCGAGAAGATCTCTTCCACGCGGGGCTCGATCACACCGGCCAGGGCCTGCTTGCTGATCATGCGCGGGCTGCGGTCGCCCAGGCCCGGCACTTCGACCTGGGCGTCGGGATCTGCCAGCAATTGCTTGGCGTAGCCGCTCTCGACCTTGATGTCCTCGGCATCCTTGGTAGGAGTGCGCAGGGCCATGGCGATGTCGCTGGTGATCAGGTCACCGGCAATCGGGATCACGGCCGTGTGGCGAATCGCACCGCCGGTGAAGATGGCAACATCGGTTGCGCCCGCACCGATATCCACCACGGCCACGCCCAGCTCGCGCTCGTCGTCGGTCAGTACGGCCTGGGCCGACGCCAGCGGGTTGAGCAGCAGTTGCTCGACTTCCAGGCCGCAGCGGCGCACGCATTTGATGATGTTCTCGGCCGCGCTCTGGGCGCCGGTCACGATATGGATCTTCGCTTCAAGGCGAATGCCGCTCATGCCGATGGGCTCGCGCACCTCGTGGCCGTCAATGACGAACTCCTGCGCCTCGACCAGCAGCAGGCGCTGGTCGGACGAGATATTGATGGCCTTGGCGGTTTCCATCACGCGGGCCATATCGGTGGACGAGACTTCCTTGTCCTTGATGGCCACCATGCCGCTGGAATTCAGACCGCGGATATGGCTGCCCGTAATGCCGGTGCACACGCGCTGAATCTTGCAATCCGCCATCAGCTCGGCCTCTTTGAGCGCCTGCTGGATGCTTTGCACGGTCGCATCGATGTTCACGACCACGCCGCGCTTCAAGCCGTTGCTGGGAGCTACGCCCAGCCCTGCCAGCTTGAGCTCGCCATTGGACATGACCTCGGCCACCACCGCCATGACCTTGGCCGTGCCGATATCCAGCCCAACAATCACATCCTTGTATTCTCTTGCCATATCAGCTTCCGCCCCCGGTAGGTTCTGTCTTGTCTTTGTGTGCGCCTTGCATGTCTGTTCCCCTGCTCCCGCTTATCGTCTGGCCCTGGCAGCAGTTGCCGGCGCGGAGATTCCAGTGGTCACGCCCTTGAGTCGCAAGGCATAGCCGTCTTCGTAACGCAGGTCTGCAGACTCCAGTGCCGCAGCCGAGCGCTTGTATTGAGAGGTGATCTGAGGCAGCGTGCGCACAAAGCGCTGCACGCGCTGCAATATGTCTTCGGTGGTGCCGCCGCCCAGTTCCACCAGCGCATCGTTGTCCAGCACCAGCGTCCAACTGCCACGCGCATCCAGAGTCAGGCTGTCCAGCGCCACATCGAGCGGCTTCAAGGCCGGCTCCAGCGCTCGATACATCTGCAGGACACGCGGTGCCGAGCCCTCGGGGCCTTGCAGACGCGGCAGACCTTCGCGGTCCAGTTCGCCCAGATTGGCTTCAAACACTTCACCGGCCTTGTTGACCAGACCGGTACCGGTCTCAGCCCCCCAGAAGGCCTCGGCCACATGCTCCTTGAGCGCAACGCGCAAGCCGTTCGGATACTCGCGGCGCACCTGCGCCTCCTGCACCCAGGGCACTTGCTCGAATGCGTGCTGGGCCGCCTTCAGGTCCACCGTGAAGAAGTTGCCTTTGAGCACTGGCGCCACATTGGCACGCAGCGTCACGGCGTTGTTATGCACCAACTCGCCTTCCACCACGATGCGGCCGATATTGAAGGCCGGAGTCCGCATCAACCACCACCCCACGGCCATCACGCACGCCGTCAAGCAGCCCATGAACATCACCGTGGCAGTGATGTTCATGAGCTTGACGTCGAACGGGACGACGGCTGTGGGGTGGTTGCGGTTCATGGCAGCTCCGCTTCTCCATCCAGCGTGCTCATGGCCAGAATGCCAAGGCACAGGTTTTCGTAGCTCACGCCGGAAGCGCGCGCAGCCATGGGGACGAGAGAATGCCCCGTCATGCCTGGAGAGGTATTGATCTCCAGCAAGAAAGGCTTGCGGTCGCTGGCGCGAATCATGATGTCGGCACGCGCCCAGCCACGGCAGCCCAGCGTACGGAAGGCTTTCTCCACAATGCGCTGGATCTCGGCCTCCTCGGCAGCCGGCAGGCCGCTAGGGCAGTGGTACTGCGTGGTATCTGTGAAGTACTTGTTCTGGTAGTCGTAGTTGCCTTCGGGCGCCACGATGCGGATCACCGGCAGCGCAGCGGCCTTGGCTCCCGTGCCCAGCACGGGGCAGGTGGTCTCGTCACCGGCAATGAACTGCTCGCACAGCACTTCTGCGTCGTACTGGGCCGCCAGCTCGTAGGCCTTGGCGCATTCGTCTGCATTCATCACCTTGGTCAGGCCGATGCTGGAGCCGTCGCGTGCGGGCTTGACGATCATGGGAGCGCCCAGGGCCTGCAACGCGTCACGGGTGGCTTCGGCCGAATCGACCATGCGCCAGTCCGGCGTGGGCAGGCCTTCAAAGCGCCAGATGCGCTTGGTCATGATCTTGTCCATGGCGATGCTGGAAGCCATCACGCCCGAACCCGTATACGGAATGTCCAGCAACTCCAGCGCGCCCTGCACCGTGCCGTCCTCGCCGTAGCGGCCATGCAGCGCGATGAAGCAGCGGTCAAAGCCTTGCACCTTGAGCTGGTCCAGCCCCTGTTCGGCGGGGTCGAACTTGTGGGCATCGACACCCTTGGACAGCAATGCGGCCAGCACACCAGCGCCGGACATGAGCGAGACCTCACGTTCGGACGAGCGACCGCCCATAAGCACGGCGACCTTGCCCAGCGCCCTCACGTCGATATTTGTACCAAACATGCTCATTGCGCGCTCCCTGCGGGCGCAGCCAGCTCTTGTTTCTGAAGCATTTCAACCAATTTCCCAGGCACGGCGCCAATCGATCCGGCCCCCATGCACAGCAATACATCGCCCGCTTGCGCATTGGCAGCGATGGCTGCCGGCATATCGGCAATGTTTTCCACAAATACAGGCTCGACCTTGCCGGCCACACGCAAAGCGCGAGCCAGGGATCGACCGTCGGCAGCCACGATGGGGGCCTCGCCTGCGGCATAGACCTCGGCCAGCAGCACGGAATCGGCACTGCCGATGACTTTCACGAAGTCCTCGAAACAGTCGCGTGTGCGGCTGTAGCGGTGTGGCTGGAAGGCCAGCACCAGGCGCTGGCCCGGGAAGGCGCCGCGTGCCGCAGCCAGCGTGGCAGCCATTTCCACGGGGTGATGGCCGTAGTCGTCGATGACGGTGAAAGTGCCGCCATTGGCAACAGGCAGTTCGCCATAGCGCTGGAAGCGCCGTCCCACCCCCTTGAAGCCTTCCAAGGCGCGCAGCAGCGCCTCGTCGGAAATTTCGAGTTCCATGGCCACCGCTACGGCAGACAGGGCGTTGAGCACGTTGTGCTCGCCAGGCAGGCTCAGCACGACTTCCAGGTCGGGGTAGCTCTGGCCGTTCTGGCGGCGCACGGTAAAGCGCATGCGACCGGCTTCGGCACGCACGTTCACGGCGCGCACCTGGGCATCTTCGGCAAAGCCGTAGGTCGTGACCGGGCGCGCCAGCTTGGGCAGGATCTCACGCACGGCAGGGCTGTCGACGCAGAGAATGGCACGCCCGTAAAACGGCATGCGATGCAGGAAATCGACAAAGGCCTGCTTGAGACGGCCGAAGTCATGGCCGTAGGTTTCCATGTGATCGGCGTCGATATTGGTGACGACGGCCATCACAGGCAGCAGGTTCAGGAAAGAGGCATCGGACTCGTCTGCCTCGACCACGATGTAGTCGCCCTGGCCCAGCTTGGCATTCGCTCCGGCACTGTTGAGCTTGCCGCCGATCACGAAGGTGGGATCCAGACCGGCCTCGGCCAGCACGCTGGTCACCAGACTGGTGGTGGTGGTCTTGCCGTGCGCGCCGGCAATGGCGATGCCCTGCTTGAAGCGCATCAGCTCGGCCAGCATCAGGGCACGGGGAACCACAGGAATCTTTTTCTGGCGGGCCGCCAGGACCTCGGGGTTGTCGCCCTGCACGGCCGTGGATGTCACCACGGCATCGCTGCCGTCAACGTTCTCGGCCGCATGACCGACAAAGGTCTTGATGCCCAGGCCGGCCAGGCGGCGCAGCGTGGCGCTGTCAGCCAGATCGGAGCCTGAAATGGCGTAACCCAGGTTATGCAGAACCTCTGCAATACCGCTCATGCCGGCGCCGCCAATACCGACAAAGTGAATGTGATGAATGGCGTGTTTCATGCTGCCAACTCCTCACAAGCGGCGACCACCTTCGCGGTGGCATCAGTCTTTTGCATTTTCTTCGCGAGTTCAGCGCGCTCCAACAGCGTCGCACGCTGCATATTTTGTAGCATTTCCGCCAACCCTTGGGCGCTCAAAGTACTTTGCGGCTGTAACCAACCGCCACCGGCATCCACCAGGAAGCGGGCATTGCTGGTCTGGTGGTCATCCACCGCAGCCGGGAAGGGTACATAGACCGCTGCCGCCCCTACGGCGGCGATCTCGGTCACGGTGCTGGCACCGGCACGGCAGACGACGAGATCGGCATCCGCAAAAGCCTTGGCCGTGTCGTCGATGAAAGGAGTCAGCTCGGCCTGCACGCCGGCAGCCTGATAGTTGGCACGCAGCGCATCGATCTGGGCAGTACCGCTTTGGTGCAACACCACGGGGCGCTGATCGGCAGGCATCAGGGCCAGAGCCTGGGGCACGATCTCGTTGAGCGCCCTGGCGCCCAGGCTGCCGCCCACCACCAGCAGCTTGAGCGGGCCGCTGCGCCCGGCAAAGCGCTGGGCGGGCTCGGCCTGCTCCAGAAACGCTTGACGCAGCGGATTGCCCACCCATTCGCCCTTGGCAAATACCTTGGGGAAAGCCGTGAACACTCGCTTGGCAACCTTGGCCACGACCTTGTTGGCCATGCCGGCCACAGAGTTCTGCTCGTGCAGCACCACGGGCACCCCCGAAGCCGCAGCCATCAGGCCACCGGGCACGGTGAGGTAACCGCCCAGGCCGATGACCACATCGGGCCGCACGCGCTTCATCACGGCTCGCGCCTGCGCGAATGCCTTCGCCAGCTTGAACGGCAGTTGCACCAGGGTCTTGAGTCCCTTGCCGCGCACACCGCCAAATTCGATCAGCTCCAGCGCAAAGCCCTGGGGCGGCACGATGCGCGACTCCATGGAGCCAGGCGCGCCCAGCCAGTGCACATTCCAGCCTCGCGCACGCAGCTCCTGTGCCACGGCCAGACCGGGGAAGATATGTCCGCCGGTACCACCGGCCATCACCAGTGCCGTGCGCGGCTTGTTTGGCTTGATGAGCAGGCTCATGCGTGGCCTCCCTTCATCAGCAGCTTGTTTTCGTAGTCGACTCGGAGCACCACAGCTATCGCAATCAAATTCATCAAAATGGCCGAACCGCCAAAACTCATCAACGGCAGAGTCAGGCCTTTGGTTGGCAGGGCGCCCAGATTCACGCCCATGTTGATAAAGGCCTGGAAGCCCATCCAGATCGCCACGCCCTCGGCCACCAGCCCGGCAAAGACACGGTCCAGCGCGATGGCCTGACGGCCGATCAGCATGATGCGGCGGGTCAGCCAGAAGAAGACGGCAGCAATCAGCAGCAGGCCGACCAGACCAAACTCCTCGCCGATCACGGCCAGCAGAAAGTCGGTATGCGCCTCAGGCAGCCAGTGCAGCTTTTCCACGCTGCGACCCAGGCCCACGCCAAAGATCTCGCCCCGCCCGATGGCAATCAGCGCATGCGAGAGCTGGTAGCCCTTGCCCAGCGCATGCTTCTCATCCCAGGGATCGAGGTAGGCAAAAATACGCTCACGACGCCACTCCGAGGTGGCGATGATCATGCCGAAGGCCAGCACCACCAGCAGTGCGATGATGAAGAACATGCGCGCATTCACGCCACCCAGGAACAGAATGCCCATGGAGATCACGACGATCACCATGAAGGCCCCCATGTCTGGCTCGGCCAGCAGCAGCACGCCCACCACGACCACAGCCAGGCCCATGGGCAGCACGGCGCGGAAGAAGCGCTCCTTGACCTCCATCTTGCGCACCATGTAGTCGGCCGCGTAGATCAGGATGGAGAACTTGGCCAGCTCGGAAGGCTGGAAGTTCATGATGCCCAGCGACAGCCAGCGCCGCGCGCCGTTGACCACCGTGCCCACATGCGGGATCAGCACCGCCACCAGCAACACGATGGAGATCAGAAACAGCTTGCGAGCCACCTTCTCCCAGACATTCATGGGCACCTGGAAGGCCAGCAGCGCGGCCACAAAGGCCATGCCTATCGACATGGTGTGACGCAGCAAAAAGTGATAGGGCTCGATCTTGCCGAAGCGCGGGTTGTCGGGCATCGCAATCGATGCCGAATACACCATGACCAGACTCCAGGACAGCAAGGCGATGACGACCCAGATCAATGCCTGATCCAGCCCCAGTACGCTGGCCGGAGTGCGGGTGGGACGGTCGTACAGCGGCCCGCCTACGCGCACAGGCAGCACGTCGATGGGCCGTTCCTCTGCGCTGCGGAACCACGAGCGCATGCGGCTGGAGAGGCTGGTCAGGAAGGCGGCTGTCATGCGCCGTCCTCCAGTTGCTGGCCGGCTTCAAGCGCCAGCTCACGCACCGCTTCCACAAACTGGTGGGCGCGGTCCGCATAGTCCTTGAACATGTCCATGCTCGCGCAGGCAGGCGAGAGCAGCACGGCATCATTGGCATGGGCCAGGCGTGCGGCCTGCTGCACGGCGTCCTGCATGCTTGCAGCATCGACCAGGGCCACGCCGGTGTCGCCAAGCGCCTCGCGAATCAGCGGCGCGTCCTGGCCGATCAGCACGGCCGCGCGCACATAGCGCGAAACAGGGGCGGCCAGCGGCGTGAAGTCCTGGCCCTTGCCCAGACCGCCCAGAATCACCACGATGCGGTGGTCCGGCCCCAGGCCCATGAGGGCGGCCACGGTGGCGCCCACATTCGTGCCCTTGCTGTCGTCGAAGTACTCGACATCGCCCACCCGACCCACGGGCTGCACGCGGTGCGGCTCGCCCCGGTATTCGCGCAGGCCGTAGAGCAGCGGAGCAAGCGTGCATCCCGCGCCGGTCGCCAGCGCCAGGGCCGACAGCGCATTGATGGCGTTGTGGCGGCCGCGGATGCGCAGCGCATCGGCAGGCATCAGGCGCACGATGTGCAGATCGTCTGCGTTCTTGCCCTTGCTGGTTTCGTCGGCCTCGTGGGCGCGCACCAGCCAGGTCATGCCGTTGACCACTTCCAGACCGAAGTCACCTGGGTGGCGCGGCATGTCGCCGCCAAAGGTGACATGGGCGCGCTGAAAAGTCTTGCCGCGCTTGCCGGGCACCGCCACGGGCGCGGGCAGCATGGCCATGACGACGGGATCTTCGCGGTTGAGCACCATCAGAGCCTGCTCGCCGAAGACATGGGCCTTGGCATCGGCATAGGCCTGCATGCCGCCATGCCAGTCCAGATGGTCCTGGGTGATATTGAGCACCGTGGCTGCCGTAGGCTCGAAGCCGTGGCAGTCGTCGAGCTGAAAGCTGGAGAGCTCCAGCACCCAGGCCTGGGGCAGAGTCTCGGCATCGATGCGCCCGGACAGGGTATCGAGCAGCGTGGGACCGATATTGCCGGCCACGCCCACGCTCAAGCCCGCATGCTCCAGCAGCTGACCGGTCAGCGAGGTGACCGTGGTCTTGCCATTGGTGCCGGTGATGCCCAGCACCTTGGGCGCATAGCCATGGGCTTCGCGCAGGCCCTTGAGCGCAAGGGCAAACAGATCCAGTTCGCCGCCCGTGGGCAGGCCGATACTGCGCGCGGCATTGAAGACCGGCGCCACGCTGGCCGGGCTCAGACCCGGCGAACGATAGACGGAGCTCAGGCTCTGGCCGTCGACCAGAGCCGCCGTGAATGCGCCGGCGACAAAGCGCGCGCCGGGCAGCTCGGTCTGCAGCGCAGACAGATAGGGAGGGGCTTCACGCGTGTCGGCCACCGTGACCTCGGCACCGGCACGCACGCACCAGCGGGCCATCGCTATGCCCGAGATGCCCAGACCCAGAATCAGCACGCGCTGACCCTGCAGGTGCTGGGCCGCGCCTTGCGGCCAATGCACGGGGACAGGCGGCAGCTCCACCGCCTCGTGCTGCTCGGCTTCGGGCTGCGGCTCGGCGGCAGTCACTTCGGCGTCGGCGGC
Protein-coding sequences here:
- the ftsW gene encoding putative lipid II flippase FtsW, giving the protein MTAAFLTSLSSRMRSWFRSAEERPIDVLPVRVGGPLYDRPTRTPASVLGLDQALIWVVIALLSWSLVMVYSASIAMPDNPRFGKIEPYHFLLRHTMSIGMAFVAALLAFQVPMNVWEKVARKLFLISIVLLVAVLIPHVGTVVNGARRWLSLGIMNFQPSELAKFSILIYAADYMVRKMEVKERFFRAVLPMGLAVVVVGVLLLAEPDMGAFMVIVVISMGILFLGGVNARMFFIIALLVVLAFGMIIATSEWRRERIFAYLDPWDEKHALGKGYQLSHALIAIGRGEIFGVGLGRSVEKLHWLPEAHTDFLLAVIGEEFGLVGLLLIAAVFFWLTRRIMLIGRQAIALDRVFAGLVAEGVAIWMGFQAFINMGVNLGALPTKGLTLPLMSFGGSAILMNLIAIAVVLRVDYENKLLMKGGHA
- the murG gene encoding undecaprenyldiphospho-muramoylpentapeptide beta-N-acetylglucosaminyltransferase, translated to MSLLIKPNKPRTALVMAGGTGGHIFPGLAVAQELRARGWNVHWLGAPGSMESRIVPPQGFALELIEFGGVRGKGLKTLVQLPFKLAKAFAQARAVMKRVRPDVVIGLGGYLTVPGGLMAAASGVPVVLHEQNSVAGMANKVVAKVAKRVFTAFPKVFAKGEWVGNPLRQAFLEQAEPAQRFAGRSGPLKLLVVGGSLGARALNEIVPQALALMPADQRPVVLHQSGTAQIDALRANYQAAGVQAELTPFIDDTAKAFADADLVVCRAGASTVTEIAAVGAAAVYVPFPAAVDDHQTSNARFLVDAGGGWLQPQSTLSAQGLAEMLQNMQRATLLERAELAKKMQKTDATAKVVAACEELAA
- a CDS encoding cell division protein FtsQ/DivIB, whose amino-acid sequence is MNRNHPTAVVPFDVKLMNITATVMFMGCLTACVMAVGWWLMRTPAFNIGRIVVEGELVHNNAVTLRANVAPVLKGNFFTVDLKAAQHAFEQVPWVQEAQVRREYPNGLRVALKEHVAEAFWGAETGTGLVNKAGEVFEANLGELDREGLPRLQGPEGSAPRVLQMYRALEPALKPLDVALDSLTLDARGSWTLVLDNDALVELGGGTTEDILQRVQRFVRTLPQITSQYKRSAAALESADLRYEDGYALRLKGVTTGISAPATAARARR
- the murC gene encoding UDP-N-acetylmuramate--L-alanine ligase — translated: MKHAIHHIHFVGIGGAGMSGIAEVLHNLGYAISGSDLADSATLRRLAGLGIKTFVGHAAENVDGSDAVVTSTAVQGDNPEVLAARQKKIPVVPRALMLAELMRFKQGIAIAGAHGKTTTTSLVTSVLAEAGLDPTFVIGGKLNSAGANAKLGQGDYIVVEADESDASFLNLLPVMAVVTNIDADHMETYGHDFGRLKQAFVDFLHRMPFYGRAILCVDSPAVREILPKLARPVTTYGFAEDAQVRAVNVRAEAGRMRFTVRRQNGQSYPDLEVVLSLPGEHNVLNALSAVAVAMELEISDEALLRALEGFKGVGRRFQRYGELPVANGGTFTVIDDYGHHPVEMAATLAAARGAFPGQRLVLAFQPHRYSRTRDCFEDFVKVIGSADSVLLAEVYAAGEAPIVAADGRSLARALRVAGKVEPVFVENIADMPAAIAANAQAGDVLLCMGAGSIGAVPGKLVEMLQKQELAAPAGSAQ
- the murD gene encoding UDP-N-acetylmuramoyl-L-alanine--D-glutamate ligase, coding for MQDEDLKLDDQALLQEEGAMQMQASSAELQSLVDEKLVEVIQEQVQAAPEMEAPVIIAKTLDAEPVPDISTLTAARDAAAFVAQIFADPSISDAADAEVTAAEPQPEAEQHEAVELPPVPVHWPQGAAQHLQGQRVLILGLGISGIAMARWCVRAGAEVTVADTREAPPYLSALQTELPGARFVAGAFTAALVDGQSLSSVYRSPGLSPASVAPVFNAARSIGLPTGGELDLFALALKGLREAHGYAPKVLGITGTNGKTTVTSLTGQLLEHAGLSVGVAGNIGPTLLDTLSGRIDAETLPQAWVLELSSFQLDDCHGFEPTAATVLNITQDHLDWHGGMQAYADAKAHVFGEQALMVLNREDPVVMAMLPAPVAVPGKRGKTFQRAHVTFGGDMPRHPGDFGLEVVNGMTWLVRAHEADETSKGKNADDLHIVRLMPADALRIRGRHNAINALSALALATGAGCTLAPLLYGLREYRGEPHRVQPVGRVGDVEYFDDSKGTNVGATVAALMGLGPDHRIVVILGGLGKGQDFTPLAAPVSRYVRAAVLIGQDAPLIREALGDTGVALVDAASMQDAVQQAARLAHANDAVLLSPACASMDMFKDYADRAHQFVEAVRELALEAGQQLEDGA
- a CDS encoding D-alanine--D-alanine ligase — its product is MSMFGTNIDVRALGKVAVLMGGRSSEREVSLMSGAGVLAALLSKGVDAHKFDPAEQGLDQLKVQGFDRCFIALHGRYGEDGTVQGALELLDIPYTGSGVMASSIAMDKIMTKRIWRFEGLPTPDWRMVDSAEATRDALQALGAPMIVKPARDGSSIGLTKVMNADECAKAYELAAQYDAEVLCEQFIAGDETTCPVLGTGAKAAALPVIRIVAPEGNYDYQNKYFTDTTQYHCPSGLPAAEEAEIQRIVEKAFRTLGCRGWARADIMIRASDRKPFLLEINTSPGMTGHSLVPMAARASGVSYENLCLGILAMSTLDGEAELP
- the ftsA gene encoding cell division protein FtsA — protein: MAREYKDVIVGLDIGTAKVMAVVAEVMSNGELKLAGLGVAPSNGLKRGVVVNIDATVQSIQQALKEAELMADCKIQRVCTGITGSHIRGLNSSGMVAIKDKEVSSTDMARVMETAKAINISSDQRLLLVEAQEFVIDGHEVREPIGMSGIRLEAKIHIVTGAQSAAENIIKCVRRCGLEVEQLLLNPLASAQAVLTDDERELGVAVVDIGAGATDVAIFTGGAIRHTAVIPIAGDLITSDIAMALRTPTKDAEDIKVESGYAKQLLADPDAQVEVPGLGDRSPRMISKQALAGVIEPRVEEIFSLVQQVIRESGYEEVLSSGIVLTGGSAVMPGMIELGEDIFLKPVRRGLPKYSGALADMVAQPRAATVMGLLDEARLARLRGYKVAQKSGSMKTAFGRFKDFIVGNF
- the ftsZ gene encoding cell division protein FtsZ, with protein sequence MPIDMIETEEFNQGTQIKVIGVGGGGGNAVDHMIERSVQGVEFITANTDAQALLRSRAHRTIHLGGSGLGAGSKPDKGRDAAEAAVEDIRAAIEGAHMLFITAGMGGGTGTGASPVIARVAKEMGILTVGVVTKPFEWEGGRRMQNADAGLAELEANVDSLIVVLNEKLLDVLGDDISQDEAFAHANDVLKNAVGGIAEIINEYGHVNVDFEDVRTVMGEPGKAMMGTAKAAGPDRARIAAEQAVACPLLEGIDLSGAKGVLVLVTAAKGSLKLSESRLAMSTINAYASPDAHVIYGAAYDDSLGDEIRVTVVATGLSRPNVRRQNIQVVQGGLRTGTDNVAVGLPPLGGMEYGTANTNVPSVWRTNRTQASERVSALASGGMDDVEIPAFLRKQAD